Proteins from one Pseudomonas bijieensis genomic window:
- the hscB gene encoding co-chaperone HscB, with the protein MGTPCHFALFQMQPAFQLDLDQLSARYLELARGVHPDRFADASEAEQRRALEQSANLNEAYQTLKSPAKRARYLLAISGHELPLEVTVHDPEFLLQQMQWREELEDLQDSADLAGVAVFKRRLKDAQHTLNESFAACWNDAAQREQAERLMRRMQFLDKLTYEVRQLEERLDD; encoded by the coding sequence GTGGGTACTCCTTGTCATTTTGCTTTGTTCCAGATGCAGCCTGCGTTCCAGCTGGATCTCGACCAGTTATCCGCGCGTTACCTGGAATTGGCCCGTGGTGTCCACCCGGACCGTTTTGCTGACGCCTCCGAAGCTGAACAGCGGCGGGCGCTCGAGCAGTCTGCGAACCTCAACGAGGCCTACCAGACGCTCAAGAGTCCTGCCAAGCGCGCGCGTTACCTGCTCGCCATCAGCGGCCATGAGCTGCCCCTGGAAGTCACGGTCCACGATCCCGAGTTTCTTTTGCAGCAGATGCAATGGCGCGAAGAGCTCGAAGACCTGCAGGACAGCGCCGACCTGGCCGGTGTCGCGGTATTCAAGCGCCGCTTGAAAGACGCCCAGCACACATTGAACGAAAGCTTCGCAGCCTGCTGGAACGATGCCGCGCAACGCGAACAGGCCGAACGCCTGATGCGGCGCATGCAGTTCCTCGACAAGCTCACCTATGAAGTGCGCCAGCTCGAAGAGCGCCTCGACGATTAA
- the iscR gene encoding Fe-S cluster assembly transcriptional regulator IscR, whose protein sequence is MRLTTKGRYAVTAMLDLALHAQHGPVSLADISERQGISLSYLEQLFAKLRRSNLVSSVRGPGGGYQLSRDMQGIQVAQVIDAVNESVDATKCQGLGDCHGGDTCLTHHLWCDLSLQIHEFLSGISLADLVTRREVQEVAQRQDQRRCNSKAPHLDKIEASAVE, encoded by the coding sequence ATGCGACTGACTACAAAAGGCCGATACGCCGTGACCGCGATGCTGGATCTGGCATTGCACGCGCAGCACGGGCCGGTGTCCCTGGCCGATATCTCCGAGCGCCAGGGCATTTCCCTGTCTTATCTTGAGCAGCTGTTCGCCAAACTGCGCCGTAGCAACCTGGTTTCCAGCGTTCGCGGCCCGGGTGGCGGCTACCAGCTGTCGCGCGACATGCAGGGCATCCAGGTTGCCCAGGTGATCGATGCGGTGAACGAATCGGTCGATGCGACCAAATGCCAGGGCCTTGGCGACTGCCATGGCGGCGATACTTGCCTGACCCACCACTTGTGGTGCGACCTCAGCCTGCAGATCCACGAATTTCTGAGCGGTATCAGCTTGGCTGACCTTGTAACTCGCCGTGAGGTGCAAGAAGTAGCCCAGCGTCAGGACCAGCGCCGTTGCAATAGCAAGGCGCCGCACCTGGACAAGATTGAAGCGTCCGCCGTCGAATGA
- the cysE gene encoding serine O-acetyltransferase has product MFERLREDIQSVFHRDPAARNAFEVLTCYPGMHAIWIHRLSGALWNMGWKWLARLVSNFGRWLTGIEIHPGAKVGRRFFIDHGMGIVIGETAEIGDDVTLYQGVTLGGTSWNKGKRHPTLEDGVVVGAGAKVLGPFTVGAGAKVGSNAVVTKAVPPGATVVGIPGRIIVKSDDEQDARRKAMAEKIGFDAYGVGEDMPDPVARAINQLLDHLQAVDGRLEGMCGALKELGSNYRAKDLPELREEDFACVKDKDETQAS; this is encoded by the coding sequence ATGTTCGAACGTTTGCGTGAAGATATCCAAAGTGTTTTCCATCGTGACCCGGCGGCGCGCAATGCCTTTGAAGTGCTGACCTGCTATCCCGGGATGCACGCGATCTGGATCCATCGTTTGTCCGGCGCCTTGTGGAACATGGGTTGGAAGTGGCTGGCGCGGCTGGTGTCGAACTTCGGCCGTTGGCTGACCGGGATCGAGATCCATCCCGGGGCCAAGGTCGGTCGCCGGTTCTTCATCGACCACGGCATGGGCATCGTCATCGGCGAAACCGCCGAGATCGGCGATGACGTGACCCTGTACCAGGGCGTGACCCTCGGCGGCACCAGTTGGAACAAGGGCAAGCGCCACCCGACCCTGGAAGACGGCGTGGTGGTGGGCGCCGGCGCCAAGGTGCTCGGGCCGTTCACGGTAGGGGCGGGGGCGAAAGTCGGCTCCAACGCCGTGGTCACCAAGGCGGTGCCGCCTGGCGCGACCGTGGTCGGTATTCCGGGGCGGATCATCGTCAAGTCCGATGACGAGCAAGACGCCCGGCGCAAGGCCATGGCCGAGAAGATCGGCTTCGACGCCTACGGTGTCGGCGAAGACATGCCCGACCCGGTGGCCCGAGCCATCAACCAGTTGCTCGATCACCTGCAAGCCGTCGATGGGCGCCTGGAGGGGATGTGTGGGGCCCTGAAGGAGCTGGGGAGTAATTACCGTGCCAAGGATCTGCCTGAACTGCGCGAGGAAGATTTCGCGTGTGTGAAGGACAAGGATGAGACTCAGGCCAGCTGA
- the iscU gene encoding Fe-S cluster assembly scaffold IscU encodes MAYSEKVIDHYENPRNVGKMDAQDPDVGTGMVGAPACGDVMRLQIKVNEQGIIEDAKFKTYGCGSAIASSSLATEWMKGKTLDEAETIKNTQLAEELALPPVKIHCSVLAEDAIKAAVRDYKQKKGLI; translated from the coding sequence ATGGCATATAGCGAAAAGGTCATCGACCACTACGAGAACCCGCGCAACGTCGGCAAGATGGACGCGCAGGATCCTGATGTTGGCACCGGCATGGTCGGCGCCCCGGCGTGCGGCGACGTGATGCGCCTGCAGATCAAGGTCAACGAGCAAGGCATCATCGAAGATGCCAAGTTCAAGACCTACGGCTGCGGTTCCGCCATCGCGTCCAGCTCCCTGGCCACCGAGTGGATGAAGGGCAAGACCCTTGATGAGGCCGAAACCATCAAGAACACCCAGCTGGCTGAAGAACTGGCCCTGCCGCCCGTGAAGATCCACTGCTCGGTACTCGCCGAAGACGCCATCAAGGCCGCCGTTCGCGATTACAAGCAGAAGAAAGGCTTGATCTGA
- a CDS encoding glycine zipper 2TM domain-containing protein, whose amino-acid sequence MNKSMLVGAVLGAVGVTAGGAVATYSLVKSGPEYAQVLAVEPVKTQIKTPREVCKDVTVTRQKPVQDQHQIAGTVIGALAGGLLGNQVGGGTGKKIATVAGAAGGGYAGNKIQEGMQERDTYTTTQTRCNTVNDISDKVVGYDVRYMLDGKEGKVRMDRDPGNQIPVNKEGQLILGQNEPAQ is encoded by the coding sequence GTGAACAAATCGATGCTGGTTGGTGCGGTATTGGGTGCTGTCGGTGTAACTGCCGGTGGTGCGGTCGCGACCTACAGCTTGGTAAAAAGTGGCCCTGAGTATGCGCAAGTATTGGCCGTGGAACCGGTCAAGACCCAGATCAAGACCCCGCGTGAAGTGTGCAAGGACGTCACCGTGACTCGGCAGAAGCCAGTCCAGGACCAACACCAGATCGCCGGCACCGTGATCGGCGCCCTGGCCGGTGGCCTGCTGGGTAACCAGGTCGGCGGCGGCACCGGCAAGAAAATCGCCACCGTGGCCGGCGCAGCTGGCGGCGGTTATGCCGGTAACAAGATTCAGGAAGGCATGCAGGAACGCGACACCTACACCACCACCCAGACTCGCTGCAACACGGTCAATGACATCAGCGACAAGGTTGTGGGCTACGACGTTCGCTACATGCTCGACGGCAAGGAAGGCAAGGTCCGTATGGACCGTGACCCGGGCAACCAGATCCCGGTGAACAAGGAAGGCCAGCTGATCCTGGGGCAGAACGAACCGGCTCAGTGA
- the hscA gene encoding Fe-S protein assembly chaperone HscA, whose amino-acid sequence MALLQIAEPGQSPQPHQRRLAVGIDLGTTNSLVAALRSGLSEPLADEQGRVILPSAVRYHADRVEVGESAKLAAATDPLNTIVSVKRLMGRGLSDVKQLGDQLPYRFVGGESHMPFIETVQGPKSPVEVSADILKVLRQRAEAALGGELVGAVITVPAYFDDAQRQATKDAAKLAGLNVLRLLNEPTAAAVAYGLDQHAEGLVAIYDLGGGTFDISILRLTGGVFEVLATGGDSALGGDDFDHAIAGWIIEQAGLSADLDPGAQRHLLQTACAAKEALTDAATVEVVYGDWKASLTREAFDALIEPMVARSLKACRRAVRDSGVELEDVKAVVMVGGSTRVPRVREAVAEAFGRQPLTEIDPDQVVAIGAAIQADTLAGNKRDGGELLLLDVIPLSLGLETMGGLMEKVIPRNTTIPVARAQDFTTYKDGQSAMMVHVLQGERELISDCRSLARFELRGIPPMVAGAAKIRVTFQVDADGLLNVSARELGSGVEASIQVKPSYGLTDGEIAKMLKDSFQHASDDKVARVLREQQVDAQRLIEAVQGALEADGERLLDAEERMVIELQMQELSELIKGTDGYAIEQQTKRLSQVTDAFAARRLDSTVKAALAGRNLNEIEE is encoded by the coding sequence ATGGCCCTACTGCAGATCGCCGAACCCGGCCAAAGTCCACAACCGCACCAGCGTCGCCTGGCTGTCGGGATCGACTTGGGTACCACCAATTCCCTGGTCGCTGCCTTGCGCAGCGGTCTTTCCGAACCGTTGGCCGACGAGCAGGGGCGGGTGATCCTGCCTTCCGCCGTGCGTTATCACGCCGATCGCGTCGAAGTGGGCGAGTCGGCCAAGCTGGCCGCCGCTACCGATCCGCTGAACACCATTGTCTCGGTCAAGCGCCTGATGGGTCGTGGTCTGTCCGACGTCAAGCAATTGGGCGATCAACTGCCGTACCGCTTCGTTGGCGGCGAATCCCACATGCCGTTCATCGAAACCGTGCAGGGCCCGAAAAGCCCGGTAGAGGTTTCCGCCGATATCCTCAAGGTGTTGCGCCAGCGTGCCGAAGCGGCGTTGGGCGGTGAGCTGGTGGGCGCGGTCATTACCGTCCCGGCCTATTTCGATGACGCCCAGCGCCAAGCCACCAAGGATGCCGCCAAGCTGGCCGGCTTGAACGTGCTGCGCCTGCTCAACGAGCCGACCGCCGCTGCGGTGGCGTACGGCCTCGACCAGCACGCCGAAGGCCTCGTAGCTATCTACGACCTGGGCGGCGGTACCTTCGATATCTCTATTCTGCGCCTGACCGGCGGAGTCTTCGAAGTCCTGGCTACCGGTGGCGACAGTGCCCTGGGCGGCGATGACTTCGATCACGCTATTGCTGGCTGGATCATCGAGCAAGCGGGCCTGTCCGCCGATCTCGATCCGGGTGCCCAGCGTCACTTGCTGCAAACCGCCTGCGCGGCCAAGGAAGCCTTGACCGACGCTGCGACGGTTGAAGTCGTCTACGGCGACTGGAAAGCCTCGCTGACCCGTGAAGCCTTCGATGCCCTGATCGAACCCATGGTCGCCCGCAGCCTCAAGGCTTGCCGCCGGGCCGTGCGCGATTCCGGCGTGGAGCTGGAAGACGTCAAGGCCGTGGTCATGGTCGGTGGTTCAACCCGCGTGCCTCGAGTTCGCGAAGCCGTTGCCGAGGCCTTTGGCCGCCAGCCGCTGACCGAAATCGACCCAGACCAAGTGGTCGCCATCGGCGCCGCGATCCAGGCCGATACCCTCGCCGGTAACAAGCGCGATGGTGGCGAGCTGCTGTTGCTCGACGTGATTCCGCTGTCCCTGGGCCTGGAAACCATGGGCGGCCTGATGGAGAAGGTGATTCCACGCAACACCACCATCCCCGTTGCCCGCGCCCAGGACTTCACTACTTATAAAGACGGCCAGTCGGCGATGATGGTCCACGTGCTGCAAGGCGAGCGTGAACTGATCAGCGACTGCCGTTCCCTGGCGCGCTTCGAATTGCGCGGCATCCCACCGATGGTGGCGGGTGCGGCGAAGATCCGCGTGACCTTCCAGGTCGATGCCGATGGCCTGCTCAATGTCTCCGCTCGCGAACTGGGTTCGGGCGTCGAGGCGAGCATCCAGGTCAAGCCGTCCTACGGCCTGACCGACGGCGAAATCGCCAAGATGCTCAAGGATTCCTTCCAGCACGCCAGCGACGACAAGGTGGCCCGCGTGCTGCGCGAGCAGCAGGTCGACGCCCAGCGCCTGATCGAAGCCGTGCAAGGTGCCCTTGAAGCCGACGGCGAGCGCTTGCTCGACGCCGAAGAGCGCATGGTCATCGAGCTGCAAATGCAGGAACTGTCCGAATTGATCAAGGGCACCGATGGTTATGCCATCGAGCAGCAGACCAAGCGTCTGTCGCAAGTCACCGATGCCTTTGCTGCCCGCCGCCTGGACTCGACGGTGAAAGCCGCCCTGGCGGGGCGCAACCTGAATGAAATCGAGGAGTAA
- the trmJ gene encoding tRNA (cytosine(32)/uridine(32)-2'-O)-methyltransferase TrmJ has translation MLQNIRVVLVNTSHPGNIGGAARAMKNMGLSRLVLVEPRLFPHHEADARASGAGDILANAQVVATLEDALVGCNLVLGTSARDRRIPWPLLDPRECGTKVVEEAAQGFEIALVFGREDSGLTNDELQRCHFHVHIPSDPEFSSLNLGAAVQVLSYEVRMAWLAAEGQPSKVEKTEVTSPRSETMATMDELERFYEHLEQTLVDIEFLDPEKPRHLMARLRRLYGRSSVSRAEMNILRGILTETQKAARGELIKRKK, from the coding sequence TTGTTGCAGAACATTCGTGTCGTCCTGGTCAATACCAGCCATCCGGGTAACATCGGCGGAGCTGCGCGGGCCATGAAGAACATGGGCTTGTCGCGGCTGGTGCTGGTCGAACCGCGCCTGTTTCCCCATCACGAGGCTGATGCCCGTGCCTCCGGCGCCGGCGACATCCTTGCCAATGCCCAGGTCGTCGCCACCCTCGAAGATGCCCTGGTGGGTTGCAACCTGGTGCTCGGCACCAGCGCCCGCGACCGCCGTATCCCCTGGCCGCTGCTCGACCCCCGCGAATGCGGCACCAAAGTGGTCGAGGAGGCCGCGCAAGGCTTTGAAATCGCCCTGGTGTTCGGCCGTGAAGACTCCGGCCTGACCAACGACGAGCTGCAGCGATGTCACTTTCACGTGCATATCCCTTCCGACCCCGAGTTCAGTTCCTTGAACCTCGGGGCGGCGGTGCAGGTGTTGAGCTATGAAGTGCGCATGGCCTGGCTGGCGGCTGAAGGGCAGCCCAGCAAGGTCGAAAAAACCGAAGTCACGTCGCCGCGCAGTGAGACAATGGCGACCATGGACGAACTGGAGCGATTCTATGAGCACCTGGAGCAGACCCTGGTGGACATCGAGTTCCTCGACCCGGAAAAGCCGCGACACTTGATGGCGCGCCTGCGTCGGTTGTACGGACGAAGCTCGGTGAGCCGGGCGGAGATGAATATATTGCGCGGCATCCTCACGGAAACCCAGAAGGCGGCCCGTGGCGAGCTGATTAAGCGGAAGAAATAA
- the fdx gene encoding ISC system 2Fe-2S type ferredoxin, producing MPQVIFLPHEKFCPEGMVVEAEPGISILELAHEHHIEMESACGGVCACTTCHCIIREGFDSLEEADELEEDFLDKAWGLEAQSRLGCQAIVGTEDLTVEIPKYSLNHAAEAPH from the coding sequence ATGCCGCAGGTGATTTTTCTGCCCCACGAGAAGTTCTGCCCGGAGGGCATGGTCGTGGAGGCTGAGCCCGGGATTTCCATTCTCGAGCTGGCCCATGAGCATCACATCGAGATGGAAAGTGCCTGTGGTGGCGTCTGTGCGTGCACCACCTGCCATTGCATTATTCGCGAGGGCTTCGATTCGCTGGAAGAAGCGGATGAGTTGGAGGAAGATTTCCTCGATAAGGCCTGGGGCCTGGAAGCCCAATCGCGGCTGGGCTGCCAAGCCATCGTCGGTACCGAAGACCTGACCGTCGAAATCCCGAAATATTCGCTTAACCATGCGGCTGAAGCGCCGCACTGA
- the iscA gene encoding iron-sulfur cluster assembly protein IscA, with protein sequence MAIQMTEAAAKHIQRSLAGRGKGEGIRLGVRTTGCSGLAYVLEFVDEVGEDDQVFESHGQKVIIDPKSLTYLDGTELDFVKEGLNEGFKFNNPNVRGECGCGESFNI encoded by the coding sequence ATGGCTATCCAGATGACAGAAGCGGCAGCTAAGCATATCCAGCGCTCCCTCGCGGGGCGCGGCAAGGGCGAGGGTATCCGCCTGGGTGTTCGCACCACGGGCTGCTCTGGTCTTGCCTATGTGCTGGAATTCGTCGACGAAGTGGGCGAAGACGATCAGGTATTCGAGAGTCATGGTCAGAAAGTGATCATCGACCCGAAAAGCCTGACGTACCTGGACGGCACCGAGCTGGATTTCGTCAAGGAAGGGTTGAACGAAGGCTTCAAGTTCAACAACCCCAACGTGCGCGGTGAATGTGGCTGCGGCGAAAGCTTCAACATCTGA
- the iscX gene encoding Fe-S cluster assembly protein IscX, which yields MSYGWNDVQRIAEELAEAKPDVNPLTVNFVDLQRWIMELPDFDNTSGRCGEKVLEAVQTLWIEEID from the coding sequence ATGAGCTATGGTTGGAATGATGTACAACGCATCGCAGAAGAACTGGCCGAAGCCAAGCCGGACGTGAATCCGCTGACTGTGAATTTTGTCGATTTGCAGCGCTGGATCATGGAGCTGCCCGATTTCGACAATACCTCTGGCCGTTGTGGCGAGAAGGTCTTGGAAGCGGTCCAGACGCTCTGGATCGAAGAAATCGACTGA
- a CDS encoding IscS subfamily cysteine desulfurase, translating into MKLPIYLDYSATTPVDPRVAQKMSECLLVDGNFGNPASRSHVFGWKAEESVENARRQVADLVNADPREIVWTSGATESDNLAIKGVAHFYHTKGKHLITSKIEHKAVLDTMRQLEREGFEVTYIEPGEDGIITPAMVEAALRDDTILVSIMHVNNEIGTVNDIAAIGELTRSKGILFHVDAAQSTGKVAIDLSQLKVDLMSFSAHKTYGPKGIGALYVSRKPRVRLEATMHGGGHERGMRSGTLATHQIVGMGEAFRVAKEDMAAENVRIKALSDRFFKQVEHLEELYVNGSMIARVPHNLNLSFNYVEGESLIMALKDLAVSSGSACTSASLEPSYVLRALGRNDELAHSSIRFTFGRFTTEEEIDYAAQKVCEAVTKLRALSPLWDMYKDGVDISKIEWAAH; encoded by the coding sequence ATGAAATTGCCGATTTACCTTGATTACTCCGCGACCACCCCGGTTGATCCGCGTGTCGCGCAAAAAATGAGTGAATGCCTGCTGGTCGACGGAAACTTCGGTAACCCGGCGTCCCGCTCCCACGTGTTCGGCTGGAAAGCCGAAGAGTCGGTCGAAAACGCCCGTCGCCAGGTCGCCGACCTGGTCAACGCCGACCCGCGTGAAATCGTCTGGACCTCCGGTGCCACCGAGTCCGACAACCTGGCAATCAAGGGTGTCGCGCACTTCTATCACACCAAGGGCAAGCACCTGATCACCTCCAAGATCGAGCACAAGGCTGTCCTGGACACCATGCGCCAACTGGAGCGTGAAGGCTTCGAAGTCACCTACATCGAACCGGGTGAAGACGGCATCATCACTCCAGCCATGGTGGAAGCCGCGCTACGCGACGACACCATCCTGGTTTCGATCATGCACGTGAACAACGAAATCGGCACCGTCAACGACATCGCGGCCATCGGCGAACTGACCCGTTCCAAGGGCATCCTGTTCCACGTCGACGCGGCGCAGTCCACCGGCAAGGTCGCGATCGACCTGTCGCAGCTGAAAGTCGACCTGATGTCGTTCTCCGCCCACAAGACCTACGGTCCTAAAGGCATCGGCGCCCTGTACGTCAGCCGCAAGCCGCGCGTTCGCCTCGAAGCGACCATGCACGGTGGCGGTCACGAGCGTGGCATGCGTTCCGGCACCCTGGCGACCCACCAGATCGTCGGCATGGGCGAAGCCTTCCGCGTGGCCAAGGAAGACATGGCTGCCGAGAACGTGCGCATCAAGGCCCTGAGCGACCGTTTCTTCAAGCAGGTCGAGCACCTGGAAGAGCTTTACGTCAACGGCAGCATGATCGCCCGCGTACCGCACAACCTGAACCTGAGCTTCAACTATGTTGAAGGCGAGTCGCTGATCATGGCCCTCAAGGATCTGGCCGTGTCGTCCGGTTCGGCATGCACCTCGGCATCGCTTGAGCCTTCGTACGTACTGCGCGCCCTGGGTCGCAACGACGAACTGGCCCACAGCTCGATCCGCTTCACCTTCGGCCGCTTCACCACCGAAGAAGAAATCGATTACGCCGCGCAGAAAGTCTGCGAGGCCGTCACCAAGCTGCGCGCTCTGTCGCCGCTGTGGGACATGTACAAAGACGGCGTCGACATTTCGAAAATCGAGTGGGCGGCGCACTGA
- the suhB gene encoding inositol-phosphate phosphatase: MQPMLNIALRAARSASELIFRSIERLDTIKVDEKDAKDYVSEVDRAAEQKIVDALRKAYPNHSILGEETGMHAGTGIEGEEYLWIIDPLDGTTNFLRGIPHFAVSIACKYRGRLEHAVVLDPVRQEEFTASRGRGAQLNGRRLRVSGRTSLDGALLGTGFPFRDDQMDNLDNYLGMFRALVGQTAGIRRAGAASLDLAYVAAGRFDAFWESGLSEWDMAAGALLIQEAGGLVSDFTGGHDFLEKGHIVAGNTKCFKAVLTAIQPHLPASLKR; this comes from the coding sequence ATGCAGCCCATGCTGAATATCGCGCTGCGCGCCGCCCGCAGCGCCAGTGAACTGATCTTCCGCTCCATCGAGCGCCTGGATACCATCAAGGTCGATGAAAAAGACGCCAAGGACTACGTGTCCGAGGTTGATCGCGCCGCCGAGCAAAAAATCGTCGACGCCCTGCGCAAGGCTTACCCGAACCACTCGATCCTCGGTGAAGAGACCGGCATGCACGCCGGTACGGGCATCGAAGGCGAAGAGTACCTGTGGATCATCGATCCGCTGGACGGCACTACCAACTTCCTGCGTGGCATTCCTCACTTCGCTGTCAGCATCGCCTGCAAATACCGCGGCCGCCTGGAACACGCCGTCGTGCTGGACCCGGTTCGCCAGGAAGAATTTACTGCCAGCCGTGGCCGTGGCGCCCAACTGAACGGTCGTCGCCTGCGCGTCAGCGGCCGCACCAGCCTGGACGGCGCCCTGCTGGGTACCGGTTTCCCGTTCCGTGACGACCAGATGGATAACCTGGATAACTACCTGGGCATGTTCCGCGCCCTGGTCGGTCAGACCGCCGGCATCCGCCGCGCCGGCGCTGCGAGCCTGGACCTGGCCTACGTGGCGGCTGGCCGTTTCGATGCGTTCTGGGAATCGGGCCTGTCCGAGTGGGACATGGCCGCAGGCGCCCTGCTGATCCAGGAAGCCGGTGGTTTGGTGAGCGACTTCACCGGCGGCCACGACTTCCTTGAAAAAGGCCACATCGTTGCCGGCAACACCAAATGCTTCAAGGCTGTGCTGACAGCTATCCAGCCGCACTTGCCGGCTTCGCTGAAGCGCTAA
- the secF gene encoding protein translocase subunit SecF — translation MLRTINFMGVRNVAFGVTLFLTVLALFSWFHKGLNYGLDFTGGTLIELTYERPADVTKVREQLATSGYSDAIVQSFGATTDLLVRMPGEDPQLGHQVAEALQKAGGDNPAQVKRVEFVGPQVGEELRDQGGLGMLMALGGILIYLAFRFQWKFAVGAIVSLIHDVIVTVGILSFFQITFDLTVLAAVLAIIGYSLNDTIVVFDRVRENFRVLRKASLIENINISTTQTLLRTMATSISTLLAIAALLFFGGDNLFGFSIALFVGVLAGTYSSIYIANVVLIWLNLSTEDLIPPAATETEVDDRP, via the coding sequence ATGTTACGTACAATCAACTTCATGGGCGTTCGCAACGTTGCGTTCGGCGTCACATTGTTCCTTACCGTACTGGCGTTGTTCAGCTGGTTCCACAAGGGCCTGAACTACGGCCTGGACTTCACCGGCGGTACGCTCATCGAGCTGACCTACGAGCGTCCGGCCGACGTCACCAAGGTGCGTGAGCAACTGGCGACGTCGGGCTACAGCGATGCCATCGTGCAGAGCTTCGGTGCGACTACCGACCTGCTGGTGCGCATGCCGGGTGAAGACCCGCAGTTGGGCCACCAAGTGGCCGAAGCCTTGCAGAAGGCTGGCGGCGACAACCCGGCCCAGGTCAAGCGCGTCGAGTTCGTCGGCCCGCAGGTGGGTGAAGAGCTGCGCGACCAGGGCGGCCTCGGCATGCTGATGGCGCTGGGCGGCATCCTGATCTACCTGGCCTTCCGCTTTCAGTGGAAGTTCGCGGTGGGCGCCATTGTCTCGCTGATCCACGACGTGATCGTGACCGTGGGCATCCTGTCGTTCTTCCAGATCACCTTCGACCTGACGGTGCTGGCGGCGGTGCTGGCGATCATCGGCTACTCGCTCAACGACACCATCGTGGTGTTCGACCGGGTGCGTGAGAACTTCCGTGTGCTGCGCAAGGCCTCGCTGATCGAGAACATCAACATCTCGACCACCCAGACCCTGCTGCGGACCATGGCGACGTCGATCTCCACTTTGCTGGCGATTGCAGCGCTGCTGTTCTTTGGTGGCGACAACCTGTTCGGTTTCTCCATCGCGCTGTTTGTCGGTGTGTTGGCGGGTACTTACTCGTCGATCTACATCGCCAACGTGGTGCTGATCTGGCTGAACCTGAGCACCGAGGACCTGATTCCTCCTGCGGCCACCGAAACGGAAGTGGACGACCGCCCGTAA